The Paraburkholderia sabiae genome includes a region encoding these proteins:
- a CDS encoding MFS transporter — translation MTAVPTTEPHGKHQSKKAAASGWIGSALEYYDFFIYATASALIFPQIFFAKGNATTAIVASLATYGVGYVARPIGAFVLGHLGDTHGRKNVLLWCMFMMGFSTIGVGLLPTYAQVGVLAPVLLVVLRLVQGFAVAGEISGASSMILEHAPFGRRGFYSSFTLQGVQAGQILAAAVFLPLAHYMPTDQFNTWGWRIPFLLSFVVIIAGWIIRRKVDETPAFKDEGQRQTRARSPVVDAFKYSSPNMLRVVCMSLMNVIPVVATIFGAAYAVQPAYGIGFAKDVYLWIPVVGNIVAVLVIPYVGNLSDKIGRKPPMIVGSLVAGLLAFAYLYAISIHNVPLAFLMSLLMWGVVYQGYNAVFPSFYPELFPTRTRVSAMAIAQNVGTAITAMLPALFTAVAPPGSTNIWLTVGGLAFAVTVIASLAALSARETYRVHMNDLGQPDAKPVDKTEYDRLRSDAFAH, via the coding sequence GGCTTCGGCACTGATCTTTCCGCAGATTTTCTTCGCGAAGGGCAACGCGACAACCGCGATTGTCGCGTCGCTGGCGACGTACGGCGTGGGCTACGTGGCGCGGCCGATCGGCGCGTTCGTGCTCGGCCACCTGGGTGATACGCACGGTCGCAAGAACGTGCTGCTGTGGTGCATGTTCATGATGGGCTTCTCGACGATCGGCGTCGGTCTCCTGCCCACGTACGCTCAGGTCGGCGTGCTGGCTCCCGTGCTGCTCGTGGTCCTGCGTCTGGTCCAGGGCTTTGCGGTGGCGGGCGAAATCTCCGGCGCAAGCTCGATGATTCTCGAGCACGCGCCGTTCGGCCGACGCGGCTTCTACTCCAGCTTCACGCTGCAAGGCGTGCAGGCGGGACAGATTCTCGCCGCAGCCGTGTTCCTGCCGCTCGCGCACTACATGCCCACCGACCAGTTCAACACCTGGGGTTGGCGCATTCCGTTCCTGCTGAGCTTTGTGGTGATCATCGCGGGCTGGATTATCCGCCGCAAGGTCGACGAAACGCCTGCTTTCAAGGATGAAGGCCAACGTCAGACGCGTGCCCGCTCGCCCGTGGTCGACGCCTTCAAGTACAGCTCGCCGAACATGCTGCGCGTGGTGTGCATGTCGCTGATGAACGTGATCCCCGTCGTCGCCACGATCTTCGGTGCGGCCTACGCAGTGCAGCCGGCCTACGGCATCGGTTTTGCGAAAGACGTGTACCTGTGGATTCCCGTCGTCGGCAACATCGTCGCCGTGCTGGTGATTCCGTATGTCGGCAATCTGTCGGACAAGATCGGCCGCAAGCCGCCGATGATCGTCGGTTCGCTGGTCGCAGGTCTGCTGGCGTTCGCCTATCTGTACGCAATCAGCATCCACAACGTGCCGCTCGCGTTCCTGATGTCGCTGCTGATGTGGGGCGTGGTCTATCAGGGCTACAACGCCGTGTTCCCGAGCTTCTACCCCGAACTGTTCCCGACGCGCACCCGCGTTTCGGCAATGGCGATTGCACAGAACGTCGGCACGGCGATTACCGCGATGCTGCCCGCACTCTTCACGGCCGTCGCGCCTCCGGGATCGACGAACATCTGGTTGACCGTCGGCGGCCTCGCGTTCGCCGTCACCGTGATCGCGTCGCTCGCTGCACTCAGCGCCCGCGAAACCTATCGCGTTCATATGAACGACCTGGGCCAACCCGACGCGAAGCCGGTCGACAAGACGGAGTACGACCGCCTGCGCTCCGATGCGTTTGCCCACTGA
- a CDS encoding shikimate dehydrogenase family protein, whose amino-acid sequence MISGKTTLVAHIGFPTESFKSPMIYNPWFEQKGIDAVVVPMGVKPEDYEQSFTSIFRFTNLRGALITMPHKVTTVGLVDEVTPAVRIAGACNAVLKRADGTLLGDQFDGAGFVRGVLRKGRQLKGARVLVSGSGGVGSAIAASLAAADVGELSLFDTRADSAEGLAQRLRENYPDLKVSTGSNDPDGYDVVVNATPLGMKEGDPLPFDVARLSPDTFVGEVVMKSEYTPFLRAAHEKGCEVQVGTDMLFEMIPAYLEFFGFGTATPEELRQASTIAY is encoded by the coding sequence ATGATTTCCGGAAAAACCACCCTCGTCGCGCACATCGGTTTTCCGACCGAAAGCTTCAAGTCGCCGATGATCTACAACCCGTGGTTCGAGCAGAAGGGTATCGATGCCGTCGTCGTGCCGATGGGCGTCAAGCCGGAAGATTACGAGCAGAGCTTCACGTCGATCTTCCGCTTCACCAATCTGCGTGGGGCGCTCATCACGATGCCGCACAAGGTGACGACGGTCGGGCTGGTCGATGAAGTCACGCCCGCCGTGCGCATCGCGGGCGCCTGCAATGCGGTGCTCAAACGCGCCGACGGCACGCTGCTCGGCGATCAGTTCGACGGCGCCGGTTTCGTACGCGGCGTGCTGCGCAAGGGCCGGCAACTGAAGGGCGCGCGCGTGCTGGTGTCCGGTTCGGGCGGTGTGGGTTCGGCGATCGCGGCCTCGCTCGCGGCCGCCGACGTCGGCGAACTGTCGCTGTTCGACACGCGCGCCGATTCGGCGGAAGGGCTCGCGCAGCGGCTGCGCGAGAACTATCCGGATCTGAAAGTCAGCACGGGTTCGAACGATCCGGACGGCTACGACGTCGTCGTGAACGCGACGCCGCTCGGCATGAAGGAGGGCGATCCGCTGCCGTTCGACGTCGCGCGCCTGTCGCCTGACACCTTCGTCGGCGAAGTCGTGATGAAGTCGGAGTACACGCCGTTCCTGCGCGCCGCCCACGAAAAGGGCTGCGAAGTGCAGGTCGGCACTGACATGCTGTTCGAAATGATTCCCGCGTATCTGGAGTTTTTCGGCTTCGGCACCGCGACGCCGGAAGAACTCCGGCAAGCTTCGACGATCGCGTACTGA
- a CDS encoding Ohr family peroxiredoxin, which produces MNKKKLEAPPLSLLDRYRGRDFEPLYTTTVTVSGGETGHGRASGVARSDDGNLDVELRLPTALGGSGDGTNPEQLFAAGFAGCFHGALNLLGKRIDRELDDIAVDVQVSFGRDPMDGGYALVIDVRVRIPGVERAVAEELVRNAERLCPYAKMARQGTVNIVAVVD; this is translated from the coding sequence ATGAACAAAAAGAAGCTGGAAGCGCCCCCGCTTTCTCTACTCGACCGATATCGCGGCCGCGATTTCGAACCGTTGTACACGACGACGGTTACGGTTTCAGGCGGCGAGACGGGACATGGCCGCGCGTCAGGCGTGGCGCGTTCGGACGACGGCAATCTCGATGTCGAACTGCGTTTGCCCACTGCACTCGGCGGTTCCGGCGACGGCACCAATCCCGAGCAACTGTTCGCCGCGGGCTTTGCGGGCTGCTTTCATGGCGCGTTGAACCTGCTCGGCAAGCGTATCGACAGAGAACTGGACGATATCGCCGTCGACGTGCAGGTGTCGTTCGGCCGCGATCCGATGGACGGCGGCTACGCGCTCGTGATCGATGTGCGGGTGCGGATTCCGGGTGTCGAGCGGGCTGTCGCGGAAGAACTCGTGCGCAATGCCGAGCGTCTGTGTCCGTACGCGAAGATGGCGCGGCAGGGAACGGTGAATATCGTCGCTGTCGTCGATTGA
- a CDS encoding LysR family transcriptional regulator: MDQLDASQHAFRVGLPNPADALSTCFSTSYAGIIAFMAVATEGSFAKAGERLGIGRSAVSRNVQKLESQLSTRLFLRTTRSTHLTREGERFFENCNQGVTHIVDAMNDMLDLRAGPPRGLLRVSSTVGFGRKVVAPLLSRFCEAYPDIAVDLMLDDKTADFAAEQIDVSFRDGCIEDSSIIAKQLVPMQMALCASPLYAQKHGLPTTFDELAQHECINLRSSGGRVFEWEFKIDGHLRKYLPTARLTFNDAELVLRAVLEGRGIAQLPGYEIGDHLARNELVMALRRHVPDDRGHYICYLCRQHLPSRIRVFVDFMTEQIRALNLLCLDDFYMDFPQDAHQA; encoded by the coding sequence ATGGATCAACTGGATGCATCGCAGCATGCCTTTCGCGTTGGCTTGCCGAATCCCGCCGACGCGCTGTCCACCTGCTTTTCGACCAGCTACGCGGGCATCATCGCCTTCATGGCGGTCGCCACGGAAGGCAGCTTCGCGAAAGCGGGGGAACGTCTGGGGATAGGCCGCTCGGCGGTCAGCCGGAATGTCCAGAAGCTCGAATCGCAGCTCAGCACACGGCTTTTTCTTCGCACGACGCGTTCGACGCATCTGACACGCGAAGGCGAACGCTTCTTCGAAAACTGCAATCAGGGCGTGACGCATATCGTCGATGCAATGAACGACATGCTCGATCTGCGTGCGGGTCCGCCGCGCGGCCTGCTGCGCGTCAGCTCGACCGTGGGTTTCGGACGCAAGGTCGTGGCGCCGTTGCTGTCGCGCTTCTGCGAAGCGTATCCCGACATCGCCGTCGATCTGATGCTGGACGACAAGACGGCCGATTTCGCCGCCGAGCAGATCGACGTGTCGTTTCGCGACGGTTGCATCGAAGATTCGAGCATCATCGCGAAGCAGCTGGTGCCGATGCAGATGGCGCTGTGCGCGTCGCCGCTCTACGCGCAAAAACACGGCCTGCCCACGACGTTCGACGAACTGGCGCAGCACGAATGCATCAACCTGCGTTCATCGGGCGGTCGCGTGTTCGAATGGGAGTTCAAGATCGACGGCCATCTGCGCAAGTATCTGCCCACCGCGCGATTGACTTTCAACGATGCCGAACTGGTGCTGCGCGCGGTGCTGGAAGGACGCGGAATCGCGCAGTTGCCGGGCTATGAGATCGGCGACCACCTCGCGCGCAACGAACTCGTCATGGCGTTGCGGCGGCATGTGCCCGACGACCGGGGGCATTACATCTGCTATCTGTGCCGCCAGCATTTGCCGTCGCGCATTCGCGTGTTCGTCGATTTCATGACCGAGCAGATTCGCGCGCTCAATCTGCTTTGTCTCGACGATTTCTACATGGACTTTCCGCAAGACGCGCATCAGGCGTGA